One region of Streptomyces sp. CG4 genomic DNA includes:
- a CDS encoding phytanoyl-CoA dioxygenase family protein — protein sequence MSVASAPGRAWLSEQDCDLAAFRTLIDRTTLLADYPHAASVAENVLVYEGERLRTAEDRDALRAELVRAFADGPGIVVVQGAFRDPSVVDRVTSVFEALIAEQRASAAAAGDHFAQPGANDRVWNALEKTALYDPEAFADYYANDVLALVSAAWLGPGYQVTSQVNVVNPGGAGQTAHRDYHLGFLSNRAAAAYPTHAHRLSPLLTLQGAVAHCDMPVASGPTRCLPYSQRYEPGYLAWRLPEFQAYFETRHVQLPLAKGDAVFFNPALFHAAGTNRTADVRRMANLLQVSSAFGRAMETVDREAVANAVFPVLLRRAAAGVGAEWLENVIAASAEGYPFPTNLDSDPPVDGPAPPTQADMVRRAVREEWTPQRLRAELRAGTERRES from the coding sequence ATGTCCGTCGCTTCCGCTCCAGGCCGTGCCTGGTTGTCCGAGCAGGACTGCGACCTCGCCGCCTTCCGCACCCTGATCGACCGCACGACGCTCCTGGCGGACTATCCGCACGCCGCTTCGGTGGCGGAGAACGTCCTGGTGTACGAGGGTGAGCGGCTGCGCACCGCCGAGGACCGGGACGCGCTGCGGGCCGAGCTGGTGCGGGCGTTCGCCGACGGCCCCGGGATCGTCGTGGTGCAGGGCGCCTTTCGCGACCCGTCCGTCGTCGACCGGGTGACCTCGGTGTTCGAGGCGCTGATCGCCGAGCAGCGGGCCTCGGCGGCCGCCGCGGGCGACCACTTCGCGCAGCCGGGCGCCAACGACCGGGTGTGGAACGCGCTGGAGAAGACGGCGCTGTACGACCCGGAGGCGTTCGCCGACTACTACGCGAACGACGTGCTGGCCCTGGTCTCGGCCGCCTGGCTGGGCCCCGGCTATCAGGTGACCTCGCAGGTCAACGTGGTCAACCCGGGCGGCGCCGGGCAGACCGCGCACCGGGACTACCACCTCGGCTTCCTGAGCAACAGGGCCGCGGCCGCCTACCCCACCCATGCGCACCGCCTCTCCCCGCTGCTCACCCTCCAGGGCGCGGTCGCCCACTGCGACATGCCGGTGGCGTCGGGCCCGACGCGCTGTCTGCCGTACTCGCAGCGGTACGAGCCGGGCTATCTGGCCTGGCGACTGCCGGAGTTCCAGGCGTACTTCGAGACGCGCCATGTGCAACTCCCGCTCGCCAAGGGCGACGCGGTCTTCTTCAACCCGGCCCTCTTCCACGCCGCCGGCACCAACCGCACGGCGGACGTGCGGCGCATGGCCAATCTGCTCCAGGTGTCCTCCGCATTCGGGCGCGCGATGGAGACGGTGGACCGGGAGGCCGTGGCGAACGCGGTGTTCCCGGTGCTGCTGCGGCGTGCGGCCGCGGGCGTCGGCGCGGAGTGGCTGGAGAACGTGATCGCGGCGAGCGCCGAGGGCTACCCGTTCCCGACCAACCTCGACAGTGACCCGCCGGTCGACGGGCCGGCCCCGCCCACGCAGGCGGACATGGTGCGGCGGGCGGTGCGCGAGGAGTGGACCCCGCAACGGCTGCGTGCGGAGCTGCGGGCCGGTACGGAACGCCGGGAGAGCTGA
- a CDS encoding ATP-binding cassette domain-containing protein, with protein sequence MTDNGTGTHGAVLQDAAPQQDGPLAELRKAGKAYGNIRALHGVDLTVHAGQVTCVLGDNGAGKSTLIKIISGLHQHTEGEFLVDGEPVRFSTPREALDKGIATVYQDLATVPLMPVWRNFFLGSEMTKGPWPLRRLDIARMKATADQELRNMGIVLDDLEQPIGTLSGGQRQCVAIARAVYFGARVLILDEPTAALGVKQSGVVLKYIAAARDRGLGVIFITHNPHHAYMVGDHFSVLRLGTLELSAARSEVSLEELTNHMAGGAELAALKHELAQVRGVDTDELPEESDLTAPVAPSPEGTP encoded by the coding sequence ATGACTGACAACGGAACCGGAACGCACGGCGCCGTCCTCCAGGACGCGGCACCCCAGCAGGACGGCCCGCTGGCCGAGCTGCGCAAGGCGGGCAAGGCCTACGGCAACATCCGTGCCCTGCACGGCGTCGACCTGACCGTCCACGCCGGCCAGGTCACCTGCGTCCTCGGCGACAATGGCGCCGGCAAGTCCACCCTGATCAAAATCATCTCCGGGCTGCACCAGCACACCGAGGGCGAGTTCCTCGTGGACGGCGAGCCGGTGCGGTTCTCCACCCCGCGCGAGGCCCTGGACAAGGGCATCGCCACGGTCTACCAGGACCTGGCGACGGTGCCGTTGATGCCGGTGTGGCGCAACTTCTTCCTCGGCTCGGAGATGACCAAGGGCCCATGGCCCCTGCGCCGCCTGGACATCGCCCGGATGAAGGCCACGGCCGATCAGGAACTGCGCAACATGGGCATCGTCCTGGACGACCTGGAACAGCCGATCGGCACGCTCTCCGGCGGCCAGCGCCAGTGTGTGGCCATCGCCCGCGCCGTCTACTTCGGCGCCCGCGTCCTGATCCTGGACGAGCCGACCGCCGCTCTCGGTGTCAAGCAGTCCGGTGTGGTGCTGAAGTACATCGCCGCCGCCCGCGACCGCGGCCTCGGCGTCATCTTCATCACCCACAACCCCCACCACGCCTACATGGTCGGCGACCACTTCAGCGTCCTGCGCCTGGGCACCCTCGAACTCTCCGCCGCCCGCAGCGAGGTCAGCCTGGAGGAACTGACCAACCACATGGCCGGCGGCGCCGAACTCGCGGCGCTCAAGCACGAACTGGCCCAGGTTCGCGGCGTCGACACCGACGAACTCCCCGAAGAGAGTGACCTCACCGCACCCGTCGCGCCCTCCCCGGAAGGAACCCCCTGA
- a CDS encoding Gfo/Idh/MocA family oxidoreductase produces MRIGILGLGRIGAFHAETLSGLDAVESLVVTDPFADAAKAAAERFGAEVVDSPEALLAAGVDGIVVAAATDAHPALILAGVEAGVPVFCEKPVAKTMSEGVRVLKAVQGSDVPIQIGYNRRFDAGFTAARAAVRAGELGKLHTVRATTLDPAPPPAAYVAASGGIFRDCSVHDFDIIRWVTGREVTEVYAVGGNRGADYIKEAGDADTTGALLTLDDGTIAVISNSRHNARGYDVRMELHGFADSIAVGLDDKLPLRSVEPGVTFPSGTPHEFFMDRFTDAYRAELTAFTEVVAGTRPSPCTVEDALEAGWIAEACTLSLHEHRPVTLAEVRQA; encoded by the coding sequence ATGCGCATCGGAATCCTCGGCCTCGGCCGCATCGGCGCCTTCCATGCCGAGACCCTCTCCGGCCTCGACGCCGTCGAGTCGCTCGTCGTCACCGACCCGTTCGCGGACGCGGCCAAGGCGGCCGCCGAGCGGTTCGGGGCCGAGGTCGTGGACTCGCCGGAGGCGCTGCTGGCCGCCGGCGTGGACGGCATCGTGGTGGCGGCCGCGACCGACGCCCACCCCGCCCTGATCCTGGCCGGCGTCGAGGCCGGCGTCCCGGTCTTCTGCGAGAAGCCCGTCGCGAAGACGATGAGCGAGGGTGTCCGGGTGCTCAAGGCCGTCCAGGGCAGCGACGTGCCGATCCAGATCGGCTACAACCGCCGCTTTGACGCGGGCTTCACCGCCGCGCGCGCCGCCGTCCGGGCGGGCGAGCTGGGCAAGCTGCACACCGTGCGCGCCACGACCCTGGACCCGGCGCCGCCGCCGGCCGCGTACGTCGCCGCGTCCGGTGGCATCTTCCGGGACTGCTCCGTGCACGACTTCGACATCATCCGCTGGGTGACCGGCCGCGAGGTCACCGAAGTGTACGCGGTCGGCGGCAACCGCGGCGCCGACTACATCAAGGAGGCCGGCGACGCCGACACCACCGGCGCGCTCCTCACCCTGGACGACGGCACCATCGCGGTGATCTCCAACTCCCGTCACAACGCCCGGGGTTACGACGTCCGTATGGAGCTGCACGGCTTTGCGGACTCCATCGCCGTCGGCCTGGACGACAAGCTGCCGCTGCGCTCGGTCGAGCCCGGCGTGACCTTCCCGTCCGGCACCCCGCACGAGTTCTTCATGGACCGCTTCACCGACGCCTACCGCGCCGAACTCACCGCGTTCACCGAGGTCGTGGCCGGCACCCGGCCCTCCCCCTGCACCGTCGAGGACGCCCTGGAGGCAGGCTGGATCGCCGAGGCCTGCACCTTGTCCCTGCACGAGCACCGACCGGTGACACTGGCGGAAGTCCGCCAGGCCTGA
- a CDS encoding substrate-binding domain-containing protein has translation MDRSSPSRSRRLAPMVAVAAAAALTLAGCASAHGGKKAEEAAQNASAGKANTPRMTVALVTHQAPGDTFWDTVRKGAEAAAAKDNVKLIYSADPNAGNQANLVQNAIDQKVDGIAVTLAKPDAMKGVIGKAEQSGIPVVGLNSGLSDWKKLGMLEFFGQDESVAGEAFGDKLNTTGAKKIVCVVQEQGNVGLTQRCDGVQKTFKGTTETLYVNGTDMPSVRSTITAKLKQDNAIDTVVTLGAPFALTAVQSVGDAGSKAKVATFDLNKDLVKAVQNGSIEFAVDQQPYLQGYLAVDGLWLYKNNGNYSGGGVQPVLTGPAFVDKSNVDKVAEYAAKGTR, from the coding sequence ATGGACCGCTCTTCTCCCTCCCGCTCCCGGAGACTGGCCCCGATGGTGGCCGTCGCCGCCGCGGCCGCCCTGACGCTGGCGGGCTGCGCCAGCGCCCACGGCGGCAAGAAGGCCGAGGAGGCGGCACAGAACGCCTCGGCGGGCAAGGCCAACACCCCGCGCATGACCGTCGCGCTGGTCACGCACCAGGCCCCCGGTGACACCTTCTGGGACACCGTCCGCAAGGGCGCCGAGGCCGCCGCGGCCAAGGACAACGTCAAGCTGATCTACTCCGCCGACCCCAACGCCGGCAACCAGGCGAACCTGGTGCAGAACGCGATCGACCAGAAGGTCGACGGCATCGCCGTCACCCTGGCCAAGCCGGACGCGATGAAGGGCGTCATCGGCAAGGCGGAGCAGTCCGGCATCCCCGTGGTGGGCCTGAACTCAGGACTGAGCGACTGGAAAAAGCTCGGCATGCTGGAGTTCTTCGGACAGGACGAGAGCGTGGCGGGCGAGGCCTTCGGCGACAAGCTGAACACCACCGGCGCCAAGAAGATCGTCTGTGTCGTCCAGGAGCAGGGCAATGTGGGCCTCACCCAGCGCTGCGACGGTGTGCAGAAGACGTTCAAGGGCACGACTGAGACGCTGTACGTGAACGGCACGGACATGCCGTCCGTACGGTCGACGATCACGGCGAAGCTGAAGCAGGACAACGCCATCGACACGGTCGTCACCCTCGGCGCGCCGTTCGCGCTGACCGCTGTGCAGTCGGTGGGCGACGCGGGCAGCAAGGCCAAGGTGGCCACCTTCGACCTGAACAAGGACCTGGTGAAGGCGGTCCAGAACGGCTCGATCGAATTCGCCGTCGACCAGCAGCCCTATCTGCAGGGCTACCTGGCGGTCGACGGACTGTGGCTCTACAAGAACAACGGCAACTACAGCGGTGGCGGGGTGCAGCCGGTGCTGACCGGCCCGGCCTTCGTCGACAAGTCCAACGTCGACAAGGTGGCCGAGTACGCCGCGAAGGGGACCCGGTGA
- a CDS encoding poly-gamma-glutamate hydrolase family protein, with the protein MARTEQMPRSEQVEIEGVPLLATLVPGDGIGLLALHGSIEGGTAELAGLVARRCGATSLVFTQPGARQPVHIPSPRMAVDHCALLREFLQRVSLTVSLHGHRRAETPRTIFLGGANRTAAHVLAGTFATRAPQFPTVVDLAAIPSALRGVHPRNPVNLTRLAGVQVELPLLARTSGGADIPPGQVTDALTAAVEELNMSMP; encoded by the coding sequence ATGGCACGCACCGAGCAGATGCCGCGCAGCGAGCAGGTCGAGATCGAGGGCGTCCCCCTCCTCGCGACCCTCGTACCGGGTGACGGCATCGGGTTGCTGGCACTGCACGGCAGCATCGAGGGCGGCACCGCCGAACTCGCCGGGCTCGTCGCCCGCCGCTGCGGCGCCACCAGCCTCGTCTTCACCCAGCCGGGTGCCAGGCAGCCGGTCCACATCCCGTCCCCGCGCATGGCGGTCGACCACTGCGCGCTGCTCCGGGAGTTCCTGCAACGGGTCTCCCTCACGGTCTCGCTGCACGGCCATAGGCGCGCCGAGACCCCGCGCACGATCTTCCTCGGCGGCGCCAACCGCACCGCGGCCCACGTCCTCGCCGGGACCTTCGCCACCCGGGCCCCACAGTTCCCGACCGTCGTCGATCTGGCGGCGATCCCGTCCGCTCTGCGCGGCGTACACCCCCGGAACCCCGTCAACCTGACCCGCCTCGCCGGAGTCCAGGTCGAGCTCCCCCTCCTGGCCCGCACGAGCGGCGGAGCCGACATCCCGCCGGGCCAGGTGACCGACGCGCTGACGGCGGCTGTGGAAGAGCTGAACATGTCAATGCCGTGA
- a CDS encoding LacI family DNA-binding transcriptional regulator produces the protein MGHPFPIREIARQAGLSEATVDRVLNGRGGVRESTAQEVRRAIADLDRQRTQVRLVGRTFMVDIVVQAPERFSTAVRAALEAELPSLHPAVVRSRFHFRETGPAAEQVRTLDRIARRGSQGVILKAPDVPEITAAVGRLTAAGIPVVTLVTDLPAGGRLGYVGSDNRAAGATAAYLMGQWLGDRPGNVLTSLSSGFFRNEEEREMGFRSVMRARQPQRTLVEIAEGQGLDATQYDLVRAALERDPEIQAVYSIGGGNDATLRAFADLGRSCAVFIAHDLDHDNTRLLREHRLSAVLHHDLRQDMREACHLVMRAHGALPPAGPPLPSAIQVVTPYNMPAPTDG, from the coding sequence ATGGGCCACCCGTTCCCGATCCGGGAGATCGCACGTCAGGCGGGTCTCAGCGAGGCCACCGTGGACCGTGTGCTGAACGGCAGGGGAGGGGTGCGCGAGAGCACCGCGCAGGAGGTGCGCCGGGCCATCGCCGACCTCGACCGGCAGCGCACCCAGGTCCGTCTGGTGGGCCGTACCTTCATGGTCGACATCGTGGTGCAGGCACCCGAGCGGTTCTCGACCGCCGTACGCGCCGCCCTGGAGGCCGAGCTGCCCTCCCTGCACCCGGCCGTGGTCCGCTCCCGCTTCCACTTCCGCGAGACCGGCCCGGCCGCCGAGCAGGTCAGAACGCTGGACCGGATCGCCCGCCGCGGCTCCCAGGGCGTGATCCTGAAGGCGCCGGACGTCCCTGAGATCACCGCGGCCGTGGGCCGGCTCACCGCGGCCGGCATCCCGGTCGTCACCCTCGTCACCGACCTGCCCGCCGGCGGCCGGCTCGGCTACGTCGGCAGCGACAACCGCGCGGCCGGCGCCACCGCCGCCTACCTCATGGGCCAGTGGCTCGGCGACCGGCCCGGCAACGTCCTCACCAGCCTCAGCAGCGGCTTCTTCCGCAACGAGGAGGAGCGCGAGATGGGTTTCCGCAGCGTCATGCGCGCTCGGCAGCCGCAGCGGACCCTGGTGGAGATCGCCGAGGGACAGGGCCTGGACGCCACCCAGTACGACCTGGTCCGCGCCGCCCTGGAGCGGGACCCGGAGATCCAGGCCGTGTACTCCATCGGCGGCGGCAACGACGCCACCCTGCGCGCCTTCGCTGACCTCGGCCGCAGCTGCGCGGTGTTCATCGCCCACGACCTCGACCACGACAACACCCGGCTGCTGCGCGAGCACCGGCTGTCCGCCGTGCTCCACCACGATCTGCGCCAGGACATGCGGGAGGCCTGCCATCTCGTCATGCGGGCGCACGGTGCGCTGCCACCGGCCGGCCCGCCGTTGCCGTCCGCGATCCAGGTCGTTACGCCGTACAACATGCCCGCGCCGACGGACGGTTGA
- a CDS encoding ABC transporter permease, with translation MSMAQQAEPALGRPPASDPEEKDGRTARRPLALRLLARPEVGVFLGAAAVLVFFLIAAPAVRQGSSMATILYQSSTIGIMALPVALLMIGGEFDLSSGVAVISSALTASMLSYQLTLNVWTGVIVALVVSLAIGFFNGWMVVKTGLPSFLITLGTFLILQGVNLAVTKLVTGNVATDDISDMDGFAQAKKIFASSFDVGGVQVKITIVWWLVFAALATWVLLRTKYGNWIFAVGGNRESARAVGVPVTFTKISLFMLVGLGAWFVGMHNLFSFNTVQSGEGVSNELIYIAAAVIGGCLLTGGYGSAIGPVFGAFMFGMVNQGIVYAGWNPDWFKAFLGVMLLGAVLINLWVQRTATRR, from the coding sequence ATGAGCATGGCGCAACAGGCTGAGCCGGCCCTCGGCAGGCCGCCGGCGTCCGATCCCGAGGAGAAGGACGGCCGTACCGCCCGGCGCCCGCTGGCGCTGCGGCTGCTGGCCCGCCCCGAAGTGGGTGTCTTCCTCGGCGCGGCCGCCGTACTGGTCTTCTTCCTGATCGCCGCCCCCGCGGTGCGTCAGGGCAGTTCGATGGCGACGATCCTGTACCAGTCCTCGACGATCGGGATCATGGCGCTGCCGGTGGCCCTGCTGATGATCGGCGGCGAGTTCGACCTGTCCTCCGGTGTCGCGGTGATCTCCTCGGCACTGACCGCGAGCATGCTCAGCTACCAGCTGACCCTGAACGTGTGGACGGGCGTGATCGTCGCCCTGGTCGTGTCGCTCGCCATCGGGTTCTTCAACGGCTGGATGGTGGTCAAGACCGGCCTGCCCAGCTTCCTGATCACCCTGGGCACCTTCCTGATCCTGCAGGGCGTGAACCTGGCCGTCACCAAACTGGTCACCGGCAATGTCGCCACGGACGACATCAGTGACATGGACGGCTTCGCGCAGGCGAAGAAGATCTTCGCGTCGTCGTTCGACGTGGGCGGGGTCCAGGTGAAGATCACGATCGTGTGGTGGCTGGTCTTCGCGGCGCTGGCGACCTGGGTGCTGCTGCGCACCAAGTACGGCAACTGGATCTTCGCGGTCGGCGGGAACAGGGAGTCGGCGCGGGCGGTGGGCGTGCCGGTGACGTTCACCAAGATCTCGCTGTTCATGCTGGTCGGCCTGGGAGCCTGGTTCGTCGGGATGCACAACCTGTTCTCCTTCAACACCGTGCAGTCCGGCGAGGGCGTGAGCAACGAGCTGATCTACATCGCGGCGGCGGTGATCGGCGGCTGTCTGCTCACCGGCGGCTACGGCTCCGCGATCGGCCCGGTCTTCGGGGCGTTCATGTTCGGCATGGTCAACCAGGGCATCGTCTACGCCGGCTGGAACCCCGACTGGTTCAAGGCCTTCCTCGGCGTGATGCTCCTGGGCGCCGTCCTGATCAATCTGTGGGTCCAGCGCACGGCGACCCGGAGGTAG
- a CDS encoding sugar phosphate isomerase/epimerase, translated as MATPTPLDRIRVGSAPDSWGVWFPDDPRQVPWERFLDEVSEAGYEWIELGPYGYLPTDPARLRDEVARRNLKVSAGTVFTGLHRGPSVWDQTWAHVSQVAALTQAMGARHLVVIPSFWRDDKTAEILEPPELTAEQWAHLTKGMERLGHEVKEAYGLDIVVHPHADTHIDTEDHVERFLDSTDTDLVNLCLDTGHYAYCGGDSVKLIETYGERIGYLHLKQVDPQILAEVQAEGTPFGPAVARGVMCEPPSGVPELGPVMEAAQRLGVDLFAIVEQDMYPCEPDRPLPIAARTRRFLRSCGA; from the coding sequence ATGGCCACCCCCACTCCCCTGGACCGTATCCGGGTCGGCTCGGCCCCCGACTCCTGGGGCGTCTGGTTCCCCGACGACCCGCGGCAGGTGCCCTGGGAACGCTTCCTCGACGAGGTCTCCGAGGCGGGCTACGAGTGGATCGAACTCGGCCCCTACGGCTACCTCCCCACCGACCCCGCGCGACTGCGCGACGAGGTGGCCCGGCGGAACCTGAAGGTCTCGGCGGGCACGGTCTTCACCGGCCTGCACCGTGGCCCGTCCGTGTGGGACCAGACCTGGGCCCATGTCAGCCAGGTCGCCGCGCTCACCCAGGCGATGGGGGCGCGGCACCTGGTGGTCATCCCCTCCTTCTGGCGGGACGACAAGACCGCCGAGATCCTGGAGCCGCCGGAGCTGACCGCCGAGCAGTGGGCGCACCTGACCAAGGGCATGGAACGGCTCGGCCACGAGGTCAAGGAGGCGTACGGCCTGGACATCGTCGTCCATCCGCACGCCGACACGCACATCGACACCGAGGACCACGTCGAACGGTTCCTGGACTCGACCGACACGGATCTGGTCAACCTCTGCCTGGACACCGGGCACTACGCCTACTGCGGCGGGGACAGCGTCAAGCTCATCGAGACCTACGGCGAGCGCATCGGATATCTCCATCTCAAGCAGGTGGACCCGCAGATCCTGGCCGAGGTGCAGGCCGAGGGGACTCCGTTCGGACCCGCCGTGGCCCGCGGTGTGATGTGCGAACCGCCGTCCGGAGTGCCGGAGTTGGGGCCGGTGATGGAGGCGGCACAGCGGCTCGGCGTGGACCTGTTCGCGATCGTGGAGCAGGACATGTACCCGTGCGAGCCGGACAGGCCCCTGCCGATCGCGGCCCGCACCCGACGCTTCCTGCGCTCCTGCGGGGCCTGA
- a CDS encoding Gfo/Idh/MocA family protein: protein MVDELGVAVVGFGWMGRVHSQAYARLPHHYPHLPLRPRLITVAEEVPGRAEEAAAQFGFASATRDWREVAADPRVRAVSITAPNFLHREIGVAMAEAGKHIWIEKPVGLTAEDARAVADAVAKAGVQGAVGFNYRNAPAVEAARELIASGEIGAVTHARIRLFSDYAAHPDGALTWRYERARGGSGVLGDLASHGADLARFLLGDIVSLTADTAIFVPERAWPTGATAGHTLAAGGERGPVENEDYVSCLLRFASGARGVLEACRVSVGEQNNYGFEVHGTKGSVSWDFRRLNELAVSRGSTYQDQPVSTVYVGPGAGEFAAFQPGAANAMGYDDLKVIEAYRFVRSVAEGVPYGATLADAVRSAAALDAMTLAAERGSWVEVAPD, encoded by the coding sequence ATGGTGGATGAGCTGGGTGTCGCCGTCGTCGGGTTCGGCTGGATGGGCCGGGTGCACTCCCAGGCGTATGCGCGGCTGCCGCACCACTATCCGCACCTCCCGCTGCGACCCCGGCTGATCACCGTGGCCGAGGAGGTGCCGGGGCGGGCCGAGGAGGCCGCCGCGCAGTTCGGGTTCGCCTCCGCGACCCGCGACTGGCGGGAGGTGGCCGCCGATCCCCGGGTGCGGGCCGTGAGTATCACCGCCCCGAACTTCCTGCACCGGGAGATCGGCGTGGCGATGGCCGAGGCCGGCAAGCACATCTGGATCGAGAAGCCGGTCGGGCTGACCGCCGAGGACGCCCGCGCGGTGGCCGACGCGGTCGCCAAGGCCGGCGTGCAGGGCGCGGTCGGCTTCAACTACCGCAACGCGCCCGCCGTCGAGGCGGCCCGCGAGCTGATCGCCTCCGGTGAGATCGGCGCGGTGACCCATGCCCGCATCCGGCTGTTCAGCGACTACGCGGCCCATCCGGACGGCGCCCTGACCTGGCGGTACGAACGGGCGCGCGGCGGCAGCGGGGTGCTCGGCGATCTGGCCTCGCACGGCGCCGACCTGGCCCGTTTCCTGCTGGGCGACATCGTTTCGCTGACCGCCGACACCGCGATCTTCGTCCCGGAGCGGGCCTGGCCGACCGGCGCCACCGCCGGCCACACCCTCGCCGCCGGCGGCGAGCGGGGCCCGGTCGAGAACGAGGACTACGTCAGCTGTCTGCTGCGCTTCGCCTCCGGCGCCCGCGGGGTCCTGGAGGCCTGCCGGGTCTCGGTCGGCGAGCAGAACAACTACGGCTTCGAGGTGCACGGCACGAAGGGGTCCGTCTCCTGGGACTTCCGGCGGCTCAACGAGCTGGCGGTGAGCCGGGGTTCGACGTATCAGGACCAGCCCGTGAGCACCGTGTACGTCGGGCCGGGTGCCGGTGAGTTCGCCGCGTTCCAGCCGGGGGCGGCCAATGCGATGGGGTACGACGATCTGAAGGTGATCGAGGCGTACCGGTTCGTACGGTCCGTGGCCGAGGGGGTGCCGTACGGTGCGACGCTTGCGGACGCGGTGCGGAGCGCTGCCGCGCTGGACGCGATGACGCTGGCCGCCGAGCGGGGCTCGTGGGTGGAGGTCGCGCCGGACTGA
- a CDS encoding LacI family DNA-binding transcriptional regulator, which translates to MRPPTIRDVADRAGVSKSLVSLVLRGSGPVSPEKREAVLRAVRELGYRPNAAARSLSEQRTRTVGVLLDDLRNPWFVDLLDGLNSLLHTAGLHMLLADARLNRRMGHDLAEPFLDLGVDGLVIVGTVPDPGELGALARRMPVVVAGAREPQPAGVDVVAGDDEHGARLATEHLLGLGHRRIAHLAGHGAVGALRRRGFEAAMRAHGAEPVVEPGDLTEEGGYRGTVRLLSRPERPTALFAVNDMASVGALSAAEELGLRVPRDLSVAGYDNTSISRLRHVWLTTVDTAPYEIGRRAARCLLDRFERPDGEGRVHLAVPTLEIRGTTAPSS; encoded by the coding sequence ATGAGACCGCCGACGATCCGTGACGTGGCCGACCGGGCCGGAGTGTCCAAGTCGCTGGTCTCCCTCGTGCTGCGCGGCTCGGGACCGGTCAGCCCCGAGAAACGCGAGGCCGTGCTGCGGGCCGTGCGCGAGCTGGGCTACCGGCCCAACGCGGCCGCCCGCAGCCTGAGCGAACAGCGCACCCGCACGGTCGGCGTCCTCCTCGACGACCTCCGCAACCCCTGGTTCGTCGACCTCCTCGACGGCCTCAACTCCCTGCTGCACACCGCCGGACTGCACATGCTGCTCGCCGACGCCCGGCTGAACCGGCGGATGGGACACGACCTCGCCGAACCGTTCCTGGACCTGGGCGTCGACGGTCTGGTGATCGTCGGCACGGTTCCGGACCCCGGCGAACTCGGGGCGCTGGCCCGGCGGATGCCGGTCGTGGTGGCAGGGGCCCGCGAGCCGCAGCCGGCGGGTGTGGACGTCGTCGCCGGGGACGACGAGCACGGGGCCCGGCTCGCCACCGAGCATCTGCTCGGCCTCGGCCACCGCAGGATCGCCCACCTGGCGGGCCACGGCGCGGTCGGCGCACTGCGCCGGCGCGGCTTCGAAGCGGCGATGCGGGCCCATGGCGCCGAACCGGTCGTGGAGCCCGGCGACCTGACCGAGGAGGGCGGCTACCGCGGGACCGTACGTCTGCTCAGCCGCCCCGAGCGGCCGACGGCACTCTTCGCCGTCAACGACATGGCTTCGGTGGGCGCCCTCTCGGCGGCCGAGGAACTGGGCCTACGCGTGCCGCGCGACCTCTCGGTGGCCGGCTACGACAACACCAGCATCTCCCGGCTGCGGCACGTCTGGCTGACCACCGTCGACACCGCGCCGTACGAGATCGGCCGGCGCGCCGCCCGCTGTCTGCTCGACCGGTTCGAGCGGCCGGACGGCGAGGGGCGGGTCCACCTCGCCGTGCCGACGCTGGAGATCCGGGGGACGACGGCGCCGTCTTCCTGA